The following coding sequences are from one Triticum aestivum cultivar Chinese Spring chromosome 5A, IWGSC CS RefSeq v2.1, whole genome shotgun sequence window:
- the LOC123103886 gene encoding sugar transport protein 7: MAGGGVAALGVKKERAAEYKGRMTLAVAMACLVAAVGGSIFGYDIGISGGVTSMDPFLEKFFPVVFRRKNSGHQNNYCKYDNQGLSAFTSSLYLAGLVSSLVASPVTRNYGRRASIVCGGISFLIGAILNVAAVNLEMLILGRIMLGVGIGFGNQGVPLYLSEMAPAHLRGGLNMMFQLATTLGIFTANMVNYGTQNLKPWGWRLSLGLAAAPALLMTVGGLLLPETPNSLIERGRAEEGRRVLERIRGTADVDAEFMDMSEASELANTIKNPFRNILEPRNRPQLVMAVCMPAFQILTGINSILFYAPVLFQTMGFGASASLYSSVITGAVLFLSTLISIATVDRLGRRKLLISGGIQMIVCQVIVAVILGVKFGTDKQLSRSYSIVVVVVICLFVMAFGWSWGPLGWTVPSEIFPLETRSAGQSITVAVNLFFTFVIAQAFLSMLCAFKFGIFLFFAAWITVMTVFVYVFLPETKGVPIEEMVLLWRKHWFWKKVMPDMPLEDGWGEGDGGRADNKAHQ; this comes from the exons atggcgggcggcggggtggccgcGCTGGGCGTGAAGAAGGAGAGGGCGGCGGAGTACAAGGGCCGCATGACGCTCGCCGTCGCCATGgcctgcctcgtcgccgccgtcgggGGCTCCATCTTCGGCTACGACATCGGGATCTCCG GTGGAGTGACCTCCATGGACCCATTCCTGGAGAAGTTCTTCCCGGTGGTGTTCCGACGGAAGAACTCCGGCCACCAGAACAACTACTGCAAGTACGACAACCAGGGCCTCTCGGCCTTCACCTCCTCTCTGTACCTGGCCGGCCTGGTCTCCTCcctcgtcgcctcgccggtgacgAGGAACTACGGCCGACGCGCCAGCATTGTCTGCGGCGGCATCAGCTTCCTCATCGGCGCGATCCTCAACGTGGCGGCCGTGAACCTCGAGATGCTGATCCTCGGTCGTATCATGCTCGGCGTTGGCATCGGCTTCGGCAATCAG GGTGTGCCGCTGTACCTGTCGGAGATGGCGCCGGCGCACCTCCGCGGCGGGCTGAACATGATGTTCCAGCTCGCGACGACGCTCGGCATCTTCACGGCCAACATGGTCAACTACGGCACGCAGAACCTCAAGCCGTGGGGGTGGCGCCTCTCGCTCGgcctcgcggcggcgccggcgctgCTGATGACCGTGGGCGGGCTGCTCCTGCCGGAGACGCCCAACAGCCTCATCGAGCGCGGGCGCGCCGAGGAGGGCCGGCGCGTCCTGGAGCGCATCCGCGGCACGGCGGACGTGGACGCGGAGTTCATGGACATGTCGGAGGCCAGCGAGCTGGCCAACACCATCAAGAACCCGTTCCGGAACATCCTCGAGCCGCGCAACCGGCCGCAGCTggtgatggccgtgtgcatgccggCGTTCCAGATCCTGACGGGCATCAACTCCATCCTCTTCTACGCGCCGGTGCTGTTCCAGACCATGGGCTTCGGCGCCAGCGCGTCGCTCTACTCCTCCGTGATCACCGGCGCGGTGCTCTTCCTGTCCACCCTCATCTCCATCGCCACCGTCGACCGCCTCGGCCGGAGGAAGCTCCTCATCAGCGGCGGCATCCAGATGATCGTTTGCCAG GTGATCGTGGCGGTGATACTCGGGGTGAAGTTCGGGACGGACAAGCAGCTGTCGCGGAGCTACTCgatcgtggtggtggtggtgatctgCCTCTTCGTGATGGCGTTCGGGTGGTCGTGGGGGCCGCTGGGGTGGACGGTGCCGAGCGAGATCTTCCCGCTGGAGACGCGGTCGGCGGGGCAGAGCATCACGGTGGCCGTCAACCTCTTCTTCACCTTCGTCATCGCGCAGGCGTTCCTGTCCATGCTCTGCGCCTTCAAGTTCGgcatcttcctcttcttcgccgcctGGATCACGGTCATGACCGTCTTCGTCTACGTCTTCCTGCCGGAGACCAAGGGCGTGCCCATCGAGGAGATGGTGCTGCTGTGGAGGAAGCACTGGTTCTGGAAGAAGGTGATGCCGGACATGCCGCTCGAGGACGGCTGGGGAGAAGGGGACGGCGGGCGTGCTGACAACAAGGCTCACCAGTGA